One window of the Labilibaculum sp. genome contains the following:
- a CDS encoding PAS domain S-box protein: MTIPNQKHANLYRSLVLNSGDAMYLFNLDGKLVEVNKQACANLGYTREELLALSLFDVDTEYKTKEKLLEFFSILNREKNYKQTTYHKRKDGSTFPVEVSISLLDENGNKLILGISRNISEQVEVKQNLFTYIDTLEKIHQITLISKDIEKMISDVLNVVQEVFKADRAFFIASINEKKEFQLPPIEIVKPQVQCIPISDTSKLANNYQQELFEKREYPANDVFTSSYLESDENEPYIKELNIKSEMIVPVTNMNKTNYLFGVHKCSKIREWTQLDKKLFIEISRRLGDTINRLHYYHHLKQSEKKYKTLFENAPLSYHSLNSDGNIVDVNNTWLKFLGYKKKDVIGKNYGDFLHPDWKHVFETNFPKFKACGYVNDVHFKIRHQKGHYKYISLQGCTGCHPDGTFEKTYCVFQDITSRKKAEDELKDSEERYRLLMKQSPFTVEIYDLNGLQISVNKAYEELWQIPKEITLFKFNILKSPQVRSSGMLNYIKRAYAGETLDIPDYQFTSEIEAGSIYKSQSRWLRTRVYPIKNEFETVTQIVLVHRDITDQKEAQKALIKKESQFKTFVQRVPIPLSLVSITSGKIKYLNDRFLYTFGYTLEDIPHMDNWWQLAYPDPEYRKWVLNNWEKAVEYGIKYKTDITPDMYNITCKNGNVKQILISGIVLGDDFLANFIDLTAQKNTEKELIAAKEKAEESEKLKTAFLANMSHEIRTPMNGILGFADLLSTPKLSGEKREKYIKIISQSGERMLATINAIIEISKIETNQIVKCISQVNVSELLQNQLLFFLPDANKREIKLSVRSMLPAEESLIFTDCAMLTSILTNLINNALKYTNSGSITFGCTKKNDLLEFFVKDTGIGIPQNVQKSIFERFTRVDLENTKAIEGSGLGLSITKAYVELLGGEIWMESEKGVGSQFFFTIPIKG; this comes from the coding sequence ATGACCATCCCCAACCAAAAGCACGCCAATTTATACCGATCCTTAGTCCTTAATTCAGGAGACGCAATGTATTTGTTCAATCTTGATGGGAAATTGGTTGAGGTGAACAAACAGGCTTGTGCTAATTTGGGATACACAAGAGAAGAGCTTCTTGCTCTATCTTTATTTGACGTTGATACTGAGTACAAAACCAAAGAAAAACTTCTCGAATTTTTCTCAATTCTGAATCGTGAAAAAAATTACAAACAAACTACCTATCACAAACGAAAAGATGGTTCAACATTTCCTGTTGAAGTTAGTATCTCTTTATTAGATGAAAACGGTAACAAACTTATACTTGGTATTTCACGCAACATATCTGAACAGGTTGAGGTGAAACAAAATCTTTTCACCTACATTGATACACTCGAGAAAATACACCAGATTACCCTTATTTCAAAAGACATTGAAAAAATGATTTCCGATGTACTTAATGTGGTACAGGAAGTGTTTAAAGCAGACCGGGCTTTTTTTATTGCTTCTATCAATGAGAAAAAAGAGTTTCAATTGCCGCCTATTGAGATTGTTAAACCCCAGGTGCAATGTATTCCAATAAGTGACACAAGTAAATTGGCAAATAATTATCAGCAGGAACTTTTTGAAAAAAGAGAATATCCTGCCAATGATGTTTTCACCTCAAGCTATTTGGAATCAGATGAGAACGAGCCATATATTAAGGAACTTAATATCAAATCTGAAATGATTGTTCCAGTAACAAACATGAATAAGACAAACTATTTATTTGGAGTTCATAAGTGTTCGAAAATACGGGAATGGACTCAACTTGATAAAAAATTATTTATTGAAATCAGCAGAAGATTAGGGGATACAATCAATCGCTTGCATTATTATCACCACTTAAAGCAAAGTGAGAAAAAATACAAAACCCTTTTCGAAAATGCGCCTCTTTCCTATCACTCTTTAAACAGCGATGGCAATATAGTTGATGTTAATAATACCTGGTTGAAGTTTTTAGGCTACAAAAAGAAAGATGTAATTGGCAAGAACTACGGTGATTTCCTTCATCCTGATTGGAAACATGTTTTTGAAACAAATTTTCCGAAATTTAAGGCTTGTGGTTATGTGAATGATGTTCATTTTAAAATCAGACATCAAAAAGGGCACTACAAATACATCTCGCTGCAGGGTTGCACAGGTTGCCACCCTGATGGGACATTTGAAAAAACATATTGTGTATTTCAAGACATTACTTCAAGAAAAAAGGCGGAGGATGAACTAAAAGACAGTGAAGAAAGATACAGACTGTTAATGAAACAATCTCCATTTACTGTGGAAATATATGATTTAAATGGATTACAGATTTCTGTTAACAAAGCGTACGAAGAACTTTGGCAAATACCCAAAGAAATAACTTTATTCAAATTTAATATTCTTAAAAGTCCTCAGGTTCGCTCATCGGGCATGTTAAACTATATCAAGCGTGCTTATGCCGGAGAAACACTAGATATTCCTGATTATCAGTTTACATCAGAAATTGAAGCCGGTTCTATTTATAAAAGCCAAAGCCGATGGCTGAGAACCCGCGTTTATCCAATAAAAAATGAATTTGAGACAGTCACTCAAATTGTTTTGGTTCACCGCGATATAACCGATCAAAAAGAAGCACAAAAGGCATTAATAAAGAAAGAAAGCCAATTTAAAACTTTTGTTCAGCGGGTTCCAATACCGCTTAGCCTTGTGAGCATCACAAGCGGAAAAATTAAATATCTGAACGATCGTTTTCTTTATACATTCGGCTATACTCTGGAGGATATTCCTCACATGGATAATTGGTGGCAATTGGCATATCCTGATCCTGAATATCGGAAATGGGTATTGAACAACTGGGAAAAAGCCGTTGAATATGGAATAAAATATAAAACTGACATTACACCGGATATGTACAATATAACCTGTAAAAATGGAAATGTTAAGCAAATTTTAATATCCGGAATTGTATTGGGTGATGACTTCCTTGCAAATTTTATCGATTTAACTGCACAAAAAAACACTGAAAAGGAACTGATTGCTGCTAAAGAAAAAGCAGAAGAAAGTGAGAAGTTGAAAACAGCTTTTTTAGCCAATATGAGTCATGAGATCCGGACTCCAATGAATGGCATCCTTGGGTTTGCAGATTTGTTAAGCACACCAAAATTAAGTGGCGAAAAACGCGAAAAATACATTAAAATAATATCGCAGAGCGGGGAACGAATGCTCGCAACAATCAATGCCATTATTGAAATTTCGAAAATTGAAACCAATCAAATCGTTAAATGCATTTCGCAAGTAAATGTAAGCGAGTTGCTCCAAAATCAACTTCTTTTTTTCTTACCCGATGCAAACAAGAGAGAAATTAAACTAAGCGTTAGGTCCATGTTGCCAGCCGAAGAATCTCTCATCTTTACAGATTGCGCAATGTTGACCTCTATTCTTACCAACTTAATTAATAATGCCCTAAAATATACTAATTCCGGCTCAATTACATTTGGCTGCACAAAAAAGAACGATTTACTGGAATTCTTTGTAAAAGATACCGGAATTGGAATACCACAAAATGTACAAAAAAGCATCTTTGAACGATTCACTCGAGTAGATCTGGAAAACACCAAAGCAATTGAAGGTTCTGGTCTTGGCTTATCAATAACCAAAGCCTATGTAGAATTACTCGGAGGTGAGATATGGATGGAATCGGAAAAAGGTGTAGGCTCCCAGTTCTTTTTTACCATTCCTATTAAAGGTTAA
- a CDS encoding lysophospholipid acyltransferase family protein yields MNILIFPIRFLYKLYFFLYFVITLLLFYPVFKYLLSEKERFPKAFKVIKVYAKVWLYGSGIFLRVKGRENIITGQPFLICSNHSSFIDPATLYIIFDQHFVFTGKKEIEKWPLFHIFYTSGMNILVDRHNRLGALKSFKKMMDVIAEGYPLVILPEGTIPQNAPNLGEFKPGAVSIAIQTGIPILPITQTTNWKRLQRGTMFKGNASPGIAEVIIHPLIPTTGLTKQDAEALSEKLRNVINKPLQEKYGVS; encoded by the coding sequence ATGAATATATTGATATTTCCAATCAGGTTCTTATACAAACTATATTTCTTTCTTTATTTCGTAATAACATTATTGCTTTTTTATCCGGTATTTAAGTATTTGTTATCCGAAAAAGAACGTTTCCCAAAGGCTTTTAAGGTGATAAAAGTGTATGCAAAGGTATGGCTTTACGGATCAGGAATATTTCTTCGGGTGAAGGGAAGAGAGAATATAATTACCGGTCAGCCATTTCTAATTTGCTCCAATCACAGCTCTTTTATCGATCCGGCAACATTGTATATTATTTTCGATCAGCACTTTGTGTTTACAGGTAAAAAAGAGATTGAAAAATGGCCTTTGTTTCACATTTTTTATACCTCAGGGATGAATATCTTGGTAGACAGACACAATCGTTTGGGAGCGCTAAAAAGTTTTAAGAAAATGATGGATGTAATTGCAGAGGGCTATCCATTGGTAATTTTGCCTGAAGGAACCATTCCTCAAAATGCTCCTAATTTGGGAGAATTTAAACCTGGGGCTGTTTCCATCGCCATACAAACGGGGATTCCGATATTGCCAATTACTCAAACTACCAATTGGAAAAGATTGCAGCGGGGAACTATGTTTAAAGGCAATGCGAGTCCTGGTATTGCCGAGGTAATTATTCATCCGTTAATTCCAACTACAGGATTAACCAAACAGGATGCGGAAGCATTATCGGAAAAGCTGCGGAATGTAATTAATAAGCCTTTGCAGGAGAAATATGGTGTTTCATAA
- the trpS gene encoding tryptophan--tRNA ligase, with the protein MNTVVSGIRSTGNLHLGNYFGAIKNFVQMQNDNNCFFFIADWHSLTTHPTPADLHSNVRSVLAEYLACGIDPEKATIYVQSDVPEIPELYLLMNMNAYLGELERTTSFKDKARKSPENVNAGLLTYPVLMAADILIHKAQRVPVGKDQEQNLEMARKFAKRFNNTYGEDTFPIPQPYSFTGEFVKIPGLDGSGKMGKSEGNAIGLVEDPKDIRKKVMKAVSDSGPTTINQEKPEAIQNLFTLMEVVSTKDTYDFFNDKYNNCEVRYGDLKKQLAEDIIHFTAPIRERFLDISQDDAYLRKVTQQGAEKARESAAKTLEEVRRLIGFRKF; encoded by the coding sequence ATGAATACAGTAGTTAGTGGAATTCGATCTACAGGAAATTTACACCTGGGGAACTATTTCGGAGCGATAAAGAATTTTGTTCAAATGCAGAACGATAACAATTGCTTTTTCTTTATAGCTGACTGGCATTCCTTGACTACACATCCGACTCCTGCTGATCTTCACTCAAATGTTAGAAGCGTATTGGCTGAATATTTAGCTTGTGGGATCGATCCTGAAAAAGCAACTATTTACGTGCAGAGTGATGTTCCTGAAATTCCTGAGTTGTATTTGTTGATGAACATGAATGCTTATCTGGGAGAATTGGAACGCACGACTTCTTTTAAAGATAAAGCGCGCAAAAGTCCCGAAAATGTGAATGCCGGTTTGTTAACCTATCCGGTTTTAATGGCGGCTGATATTTTAATTCATAAAGCACAAAGAGTACCGGTGGGGAAAGATCAGGAGCAGAATTTGGAAATGGCCCGAAAATTTGCAAAAAGATTTAATAACACATACGGCGAAGATACCTTCCCAATTCCTCAACCTTATTCATTCACCGGAGAATTTGTGAAAATTCCGGGATTGGATGGATCAGGGAAAATGGGTAAATCAGAAGGAAATGCAATCGGCTTGGTCGAAGATCCGAAAGATATTCGTAAAAAAGTGATGAAAGCTGTTTCGGATAGTGGTCCAACAACTATAAATCAGGAAAAACCGGAGGCAATTCAAAATTTATTTACTCTAATGGAAGTGGTTTCGACCAAAGATACTTACGATTTCTTCAACGATAAATACAACAACTGTGAGGTTCGTTACGGTGATCTTAAAAAGCAGTTGGCCGAAGATATCATTCATTTTACAGCGCCAATCAGAGAGCGTTTTCTTGATATCTCTCAAGATGATGCTTACCTAAGGAAAGTAACTCAGCAAGGAGCAGAAAAAGCCCGCGAAAGCGCAGCTAAAACCCTTGAAGAGGTTCGTAGATTAATAGGTTTTCGTAAATTTTAA
- a CDS encoding DedA family protein yields the protein MADLFEYGYWGLFVASFLAATILPFSSEAILSLFVYSGYDISVTIAVAGLGNWLGGMLTYYLGYLGKWQWIEKFLRIKQDKAEKTKLFLQNKGSILAFFAFLPIVGDIIPLGLGLLRSNPIWVALFMAIGKLCRYIVWAWFTLQIINA from the coding sequence ATGGCAGATTTGTTTGAATATGGATATTGGGGATTGTTTGTAGCAAGCTTTTTAGCGGCTACTATATTGCCGTTTAGTTCCGAAGCAATTTTGAGCCTTTTTGTTTATTCTGGTTACGATATATCTGTAACCATTGCTGTTGCTGGTCTTGGGAATTGGCTGGGAGGAATGCTAACCTACTATTTGGGTTATTTGGGCAAGTGGCAGTGGATCGAAAAATTTCTTCGGATCAAGCAGGATAAGGCTGAAAAAACAAAATTATTCCTGCAAAACAAAGGAAGCATTCTTGCCTTTTTTGCCTTTTTACCTATTGTAGGCGATATAATTCCTTTGGGGTTGGGATTGCTGAGAAGTAATCCTATTTGGGTAGCTCTGTTTATGGCCATAGGGAAATTGTGCCGGTATATTGTTTGGGCATGGTTTACGCTGCAAATAATCAATGCGTAA
- the rbfA gene encoding 30S ribosome-binding factor RbfA produces the protein METTRQSKVSRLLLKDLSEIFQMESRNLFGGKMISVTTVRISPDLGLAKVYLSIFPSSETEETLKLIKMNTKNIRRILGNKVGKQLRIVPELAFFVDDSLDYIENINNLLS, from the coding sequence ATGGAAACTACAAGACAAAGCAAAGTTTCAAGATTGCTGCTAAAGGATTTAAGTGAGATATTTCAGATGGAATCAAGAAATCTTTTTGGCGGCAAAATGATTTCGGTTACTACTGTTCGTATCAGTCCTGATCTAGGACTTGCAAAAGTATATCTTAGCATTTTCCCTTCGAGTGAAACAGAAGAGACTCTTAAATTAATTAAAATGAACACGAAAAATATTCGTAGAATTCTTGGAAATAAGGTTGGAAAACAACTTAGAATAGTTCCTGAATTGGCATTTTTTGTTGATGATTCGTTAGATTATATCGAAAATATCAACAACTTGCTTTCATAA
- a CDS encoding FtsX-like permease family protein translates to MISVIGVAIGTMALVIVLSVFNGFDGLIRDLFGSFDPDLKILPSTGKTFVPDSTFEQIRKMENVVFYSEVLEENALLKYGNKQRPAIIKGVDEEFTLMTGIDTMMVEGKFLLNSGNHQFAVLGYGVAWDLGVGLTFTDYIKFYVPKRNAKLGLNPTDAFATEYLYPSGYFTIQQDFDSQYVLVPLDFARKLFAYNHEVSAIELSILNQSEIADVKDKIQQLLGEDFVVKNRFELHDVLFKMMQSEKMAIFFILAFILVIASFNVIGSLTMLILDKKQDIATLRSMGAEEKTIQKIFLLEGWLISLLGAAIGVGLGLAICFLQIKFGLITLSGNGAFIMDSYPVDIHFTDIFIIFTTVVSIGYAASRYPVRYITKRFLQFN, encoded by the coding sequence ATGATATCGGTTATTGGTGTTGCAATTGGAACTATGGCTCTGGTAATTGTTCTTTCGGTGTTCAATGGTTTTGATGGATTGATCCGTGACCTTTTTGGCAGCTTCGATCCTGATTTAAAAATTCTTCCAAGTACAGGCAAAACCTTTGTTCCTGATTCTACTTTTGAGCAAATCAGGAAAATGGAAAATGTGGTTTTCTACTCTGAAGTGCTGGAAGAAAATGCCTTGCTTAAATACGGAAACAAACAACGCCCCGCAATCATAAAAGGCGTAGATGAAGAGTTTACCTTAATGACCGGCATCGACACCATGATGGTTGAGGGTAAATTTCTGCTAAACAGTGGGAATCATCAGTTTGCAGTTCTTGGCTACGGCGTTGCATGGGATCTTGGTGTGGGGCTCACCTTTACCGATTACATTAAATTTTATGTACCCAAACGCAATGCAAAATTGGGGCTGAACCCAACGGATGCCTTTGCAACTGAATATCTGTATCCTTCGGGATATTTTACCATTCAACAAGATTTTGACTCTCAATATGTGTTGGTTCCTCTGGATTTTGCCAGAAAATTATTTGCCTACAATCATGAAGTGAGTGCCATCGAGCTATCCATTCTCAATCAATCTGAAATTGCAGACGTAAAAGACAAAATACAACAGCTCCTGGGTGAGGATTTTGTGGTGAAAAACCGATTTGAACTTCACGATGTTTTATTTAAAATGATGCAATCGGAGAAAATGGCTATTTTCTTTATTTTAGCTTTTATTCTTGTCATTGCATCCTTTAATGTAATTGGTTCGTTAACCATGCTTATTTTAGATAAAAAACAAGACATTGCCACCCTGCGAAGCATGGGGGCTGAAGAAAAAACAATTCAAAAAATATTTCTGCTTGAAGGTTGGCTTATCTCTCTGTTAGGTGCAGCTATTGGTGTAGGATTGGGACTTGCCATCTGCTTTTTACAGATAAAATTTGGCTTGATTACTCTATCAGGAAATGGAGCTTTTATTATGGATTCCTATCCCGTTGATATTCATTTTACCGATATTTTTATCATCTTTACAACTGTTGTTTCAATTGGATATGCCGCATCGCGTTATCCGGTACGATACATCACCAAACGTTTCCTGCAATTCAATTAA